The following proteins are encoded in a genomic region of Thermococcus sp. EP1:
- a CDS encoding pyruvate/ketoisovalerate ferredoxin oxidoreductase subunit gamma, with translation MIEIRFHGRGGQGAVTAANILAEGAFLEGKYVQAFPFFGVERRGAPVTAFTRIDERPIRIKTQIYEPDVVVVLDPSLLDTVDVTAGLKEGGMVIINTEKSKEEVLEKLKKKPAKLALVDATTIALEVLGLPITNTSILGAVAKATGVVKIESVEEAIKDTFSGELGEKNAKAAREAFGKTIVYEL, from the coding sequence ATGATAGAGATTCGTTTTCACGGTAGGGGTGGACAAGGTGCAGTTACAGCTGCAAACATCTTGGCCGAAGGAGCTTTCTTAGAAGGCAAGTATGTCCAAGCGTTCCCGTTTTTTGGTGTTGAAAGAAGAGGTGCTCCAGTTACAGCATTTACAAGAATAGACGAAAGGCCTATTAGAATCAAAACTCAGATTTATGAACCTGATGTGGTAGTTGTTCTTGATCCCTCACTTTTGGACACAGTAGACGTCACAGCAGGTCTTAAAGAGGGTGGGATGGTAATTATAAACACTGAGAAATCAAAGGAAGAAGTTCTTGAGAAGCTCAAGAAAAAGCCAGCTAAACTAGCCCTTGTTGATGCTACAACAATAGCTTTAGAAGTTCTTGGATTGCCAATTACAAATACATCAATTCTCGGTGCAGTGGCAAAAGCCACCGGTGTGGTTAAGATTGAAAGTGTTGAAGAGGCTATTAAGGACACTTTCTCAGGAGAACTTGGAGAGAAGAATGCTAAGGCGGCAAGAGAAGCATTTGGAAAGACCATTGTTTATGAACTTTGA
- a CDS encoding 3-methyl-2-oxobutanoate dehydrogenase subunit delta: MNTLFGEKKANAGKRVFKSVEEYPEVPITLGTTLSNFTGDWRTFIPFIDESKCIKCYICWKFCPEPSIYIKEDGYVAVDYDYCKGCGICANECPTKAIEMVRESK, from the coding sequence TTGAACACTTTATTCGGGGAGAAGAAGGCAAATGCAGGAAAAAGGGTATTTAAATCTGTTGAAGAATATCCGGAGGTTCCAATAACCCTTGGGACAACATTATCAAACTTTACTGGAGATTGGAGGACTTTCATACCATTTATCGACGAGAGCAAATGTATAAAGTGCTATATTTGTTGGAAGTTCTGTCCAGAGCCTTCAATATACATAAAAGAAGATGGCTATGTTGCGGTGGACTATGATTATTGTAAGGGTTGTGGAATTTGTGCAAATGAATGCCCAACAAAAGCAATTGAAATGGTTAGAGAAAGCAAATGA